In the Flagellimonas sp. HMM57 genome, one interval contains:
- a CDS encoding transporter has product MDFQHIKKTLVIALVTPLCLNAQYTDVINSNRPGRAVSAYAVGKNVIQAEIGVVYEQQDNIDLNSDSNIFGTDFSFRYGLLFEPLEIKWEGTFINQNILFTDLNTEETRTDFTRNRIGLKYLVFDPFKNPENNKPNLYSWRANHKFQWKNLIPAVSIYAGATLNLGENPFYPTDPVASPRVAIATQSRMSPRLVLISNISYDRIGTDFPEWGYAISLTHSFRDPKWSVFIENQGISSDRYSDILLRSGVAHLFSPNFQADFHLGSGFKNSPSRIFAVLGASYRLDFHKDKLVPIQEQKAGQNGSIPRNAQKKKGKKKKKKNKKNKDDVDF; this is encoded by the coding sequence ATGGATTTCCAACATATTAAAAAAACACTTGTAATAGCCCTTGTTACCCCTCTATGCCTAAATGCACAGTATACAGATGTCATAAATTCCAATAGACCGGGTAGAGCAGTGAGTGCGTATGCCGTGGGTAAAAATGTGATACAGGCGGAAATAGGCGTGGTATACGAGCAACAGGACAACATTGACCTTAATTCTGATTCAAATATTTTTGGGACTGATTTTTCGTTCAGGTACGGGTTACTTTTTGAACCATTGGAGATTAAATGGGAAGGTACTTTTATCAACCAGAACATTTTGTTTACGGATTTAAATACTGAAGAAACAAGAACCGATTTTACCAGAAATAGGATAGGTCTGAAGTATTTGGTCTTCGACCCCTTCAAAAATCCGGAGAACAATAAGCCTAATCTTTATAGTTGGCGCGCCAATCATAAGTTTCAATGGAAAAATCTGATTCCTGCGGTTTCTATCTATGCCGGGGCTACGCTCAATCTTGGAGAAAATCCGTTTTATCCCACCGACCCTGTGGCATCGCCCAGAGTAGCCATTGCCACGCAAAGTAGAATGTCCCCACGACTTGTTTTGATTTCGAACATTTCATATGATAGAATTGGCACGGATTTTCCAGAATGGGGCTACGCAATATCGCTAACACATTCTTTTAGAGACCCAAAATGGAGCGTTTTTATAGAAAATCAAGGTATTAGCAGCGACAGATATTCAGATATTTTATTGCGTAGCGGCGTAGCACATCTTTTTAGTCCAAACTTTCAAGCCGACTTTCATTTGGGGTCTGGATTTAAAAATTCTCCCTCACGAATTTTTGCAGTATTGGGTGCTTCCTATCGGTTGGATTTCCATAAAGACAAACTAGTTCCAATCCAAGAACAGAAAGCGGGTCAAAACGGAAGCATTCCAAGAAATGCCCAAAAGAAAAAAGGAAAGAAAAAGAAGAAAAAAAACAAAAAGAACAAAGATGATGTAGACTTTTAG
- a CDS encoding DUF4834 family protein: MVLLQTILIVVLVYYTFKLLAKWLAPKLFSYAVKKTQERFGQQFGNYQDFGDAPNMNGETKISKKPFRKSNPSKKVGEYIDFEEID; this comes from the coding sequence ATGGTTTTATTACAAACGATTTTAATAGTTGTATTAGTATACTATACATTTAAATTACTGGCAAAATGGTTGGCTCCCAAATTGTTCAGCTATGCTGTAAAGAAAACACAGGAACGCTTTGGGCAACAGTTTGGCAATTATCAGGATTTTGGAGATGCACCCAATATGAACGGTGAAACCAAAATTTCTAAAAAGCCGTTCAGAAAATCCAATCCTTCAAAAAAAGTTGGAGAATATATAGATTTTGAAGAAATTGACTAA
- a CDS encoding alpha/beta hydrolase, translating into MKSSILTLIIAFIFTNTVVGQFVEESITLKTETGAIEGTLLIPESSDKVPVVLIIAGSGPTDRNGNFPMFSNNSLKMLAEGLYGNGIASLRFDKRGIGESKEAGTDESHLRFEHYIDDVKAWNSLLKKDKRFENLVVLGHSEGSLIGMISAQNSNVDKYISLAGAGFPAGEIIMKQLKAAQPDSIINQASSIIKKLEHGDTEENVPQTLIQLFRKSVQPYLISWFKYNPAIEISKLDCPTLILQGTTDIQVSVEDANTLAEAKKDSKKMIIENMDHVLKMAQPDREEVFATYIDPKLPLHKDLIPEIVDFINADNR; encoded by the coding sequence ATGAAAAGTAGTATCCTAACCCTAATAATAGCTTTTATTTTCACTAATACTGTAGTTGGGCAATTCGTAGAAGAATCAATTACATTGAAAACGGAAACAGGAGCCATAGAAGGAACATTATTGATTCCCGAATCATCCGATAAAGTTCCCGTAGTGTTAATTATTGCGGGGTCAGGACCTACGGACAGAAACGGAAACTTTCCTATGTTCTCCAACAATTCTTTAAAAATGCTGGCCGAAGGGCTATATGGAAATGGGATTGCATCGCTACGTTTTGATAAAAGAGGTATCGGAGAAAGCAAAGAAGCGGGAACAGACGAATCTCATCTTAGGTTTGAGCATTATATTGATGATGTAAAAGCCTGGAACAGTTTATTAAAAAAAGATAAAAGATTTGAAAACCTTGTAGTTCTGGGACATAGTGAAGGATCATTGATTGGAATGATTTCCGCACAGAACAGTAATGTGGATAAATACATTTCCTTAGCCGGTGCAGGATTTCCTGCCGGAGAAATCATCATGAAACAATTAAAAGCAGCGCAACCAGATTCTATAATAAATCAAGCTTCATCAATAATCAAAAAACTAGAACATGGCGATACTGAAGAAAATGTACCCCAAACGCTAATTCAATTGTTCAGAAAAAGCGTTCAACCCTATTTAATTTCTTGGTTCAAATACAATCCAGCAATTGAAATCTCTAAATTGGACTGTCCAACTTTAATACTTCAAGGCACAACGGACATACAGGTCAGTGTGGAAGATGCAAATACATTGGCCGAAGCAAAAAAAGATTCCAAAAAGATGATTATTGAGAATATGGACCATGTGCTAAAAATGGCACAACCAGATAGAGAAGAAGTCTTCGCTACCTACATTGACCCAAAACTACCGCTACATAAAGATTTGATTCCTGAAATAGTGGATTTTATAAATGCCGACAATCGTTAA
- a CDS encoding polysaccharide biosynthesis C-terminal domain-containing protein — protein sequence MGIVLKQSLKNITITYLGFAFGAVNTLFLYTQILPDEYYGLVTFILASGAILMPFMAFGVQNTMVKFYSNYQDTEKDGFLTLMLLTPLLGIIPLALIVFIFNDALGNLVSKVNPIVKDYIWYVFLVGLSMGYFEVFYAWCKVHLKSVFGNFMKEVFGRIGVSVLLLLLHYEVISLDVFFKLLVGLYLLRAFIIKVYAFSIRRLKLNFNFPSNTKEIVLYTFLIILGGSAALILVEIDKVMLNQFIEIENVAYYGVAAYIATVIIVPSRAMHQITYPLTAELLNSGNHFALETLYKKTSLTLFIASGILFVLIILNLTDLYLLLPEAYRNGLYIVCLIGLARVFDSLLGNNNSILYNSKYYKTVLIFGVCLALLTIILNYFLIPILGLEGAALASFISIFIFDLVKLIFVKVKFGFLPFTQATFKIFVTLVFLAVLFYAIQFPFHPIVNISIKSILIVVTYLGILFRFQISEDVSGILSKWLRRREE from the coding sequence ATGGGAATCGTTTTAAAACAATCTTTAAAAAACATAACCATTACCTATTTGGGCTTTGCTTTTGGAGCTGTCAATACGCTTTTTCTCTACACCCAGATTTTACCTGATGAGTACTATGGCCTTGTAACTTTCATCCTGGCGTCAGGGGCAATTTTAATGCCGTTCATGGCCTTTGGTGTGCAAAACACAATGGTCAAGTTTTACAGTAACTATCAAGATACCGAAAAAGATGGGTTTTTAACCCTGATGCTCCTGACTCCCTTATTGGGAATTATACCATTAGCCTTGATAGTCTTTATTTTTAATGATGCTTTAGGAAATCTGGTTTCAAAAGTTAATCCCATTGTCAAGGATTATATCTGGTATGTGTTTTTGGTAGGATTGTCCATGGGCTACTTTGAAGTGTTCTATGCCTGGTGCAAAGTGCACCTTAAATCTGTTTTCGGGAACTTTATGAAAGAGGTTTTCGGTAGGATAGGGGTTTCCGTTTTGTTATTGCTATTGCATTATGAGGTAATTTCTTTGGATGTTTTTTTTAAACTTTTGGTCGGTCTGTATCTTTTGCGAGCTTTTATCATTAAAGTTTATGCTTTCAGTATCCGTAGGCTTAAACTGAATTTCAATTTTCCGTCCAATACGAAAGAAATAGTATTGTATACTTTTTTGATTATTCTAGGTGGCTCCGCCGCATTGATTTTAGTGGAAATAGATAAGGTAATGCTCAATCAATTTATTGAAATTGAAAATGTGGCCTACTATGGAGTGGCTGCATATATTGCTACTGTTATTATTGTTCCTTCTAGGGCGATGCATCAAATTACATATCCACTAACGGCGGAACTTTTGAATTCAGGCAATCATTTTGCGCTGGAAACCTTGTATAAGAAAACATCGCTGACCTTGTTCATTGCATCCGGTATTCTTTTTGTTTTGATCATACTGAATTTGACCGACCTATACCTGCTCTTGCCCGAAGCTTACCGAAATGGACTCTACATCGTATGTTTAATTGGACTTGCCAGAGTATTTGATTCTCTGCTTGGTAACAATAATTCTATTTTATACAATTCAAAATACTATAAAACAGTTTTAATATTTGGTGTCTGTCTCGCATTGTTGACCATTATTCTTAATTATTTTCTCATCCCTATTTTGGGCCTTGAGGGTGCAGCATTGGCCAGTTTCATTTCGATATTCATTTTTGATTTGGTAAAATTGATTTTCGTAAAAGTGAAATTTGGTTTTTTACCATTCACGCAAGCTACATTCAAGATTTTTGTAACACTCGTTTTTCTAGCTGTTCTTTTTTATGCAATACAGTTTCCATTTCATCCTATAGTCAATATTAGTATAAAATCGATTTTAATTGTAGTTACCTACTTGGGTATTTTATTCCGTTTTCAAATCTCCGAGGATGTATCCGGTATTCTTTCCAAATGGTTAAGAAGGAGGGAAGAGTAA
- a CDS encoding alpha/beta fold hydrolase: protein MIVKTKIGTIEYSDVGTGKPILFLHGGHGNCNESLWHKGFDQTKFRLLTPTRPGYGNTPLSTFKSPKEAAGLVISLLDKIGIEKVVIIGISAGGLTALDMAANYKDRVEKLILLSAVTKKWLQPSDTLYKKGKLLFSPTMEKLSWSMFRVFFRLMPLTMTKTLFKELSTLKAANFDRNEIETIKGMTFNQSSGDGFANDLEQNIASDTLSKIECPTLIIHSKNDKTVSIAMAYHAQKNITNSDLKLYSNKWGICSGSAQIVPNL from the coding sequence ATGATAGTTAAAACAAAAATAGGCACCATTGAATATAGCGATGTAGGTACGGGAAAACCAATTCTTTTTTTGCATGGGGGACACGGCAATTGTAATGAATCCCTTTGGCACAAAGGTTTCGATCAAACGAAATTTAGATTGCTTACACCTACAAGGCCAGGCTATGGAAATACACCATTATCAACTTTTAAATCGCCAAAAGAAGCTGCCGGTCTAGTTATTTCATTGTTGGACAAGATTGGGATAGAAAAAGTTGTCATCATAGGTATATCTGCAGGAGGCCTAACAGCGCTCGATATGGCCGCAAATTATAAAGACCGTGTGGAAAAACTCATTTTATTATCCGCGGTAACCAAAAAATGGCTACAACCGTCTGATACACTATACAAAAAGGGAAAGTTGCTATTCTCCCCAACCATGGAGAAATTGAGCTGGAGTATGTTCAGGGTATTTTTTAGGTTAATGCCCTTAACAATGACCAAAACCTTGTTCAAAGAGCTTTCTACTCTTAAAGCTGCTAATTTTGACCGTAACGAAATAGAAACCATAAAAGGGATGACTTTCAATCAAAGTTCTGGTGATGGGTTTGCAAATGATTTAGAGCAAAATATAGCTAGTGATACGCTCTCAAAAATTGAATGCCCAACGTTGATAATACATAGCAAAAACGATAAAACGGTTTCTATAGCAATGGCATATCATGCTCAAAAAAATATAACCAACTCAGATTTAAAACTATATAGTAATAAATGGGGCATCTGCTCTGGGTCGGCCCAGATAGTACCGAACCTATAA
- a CDS encoding YfhO family protein gives MNFSPKAVITHICVIAFFILASLVYFYPVLQGKAIFQSDIAQYKGMAKERNNFKELTDEESYWTNSAFGGMPTYQLGANYPHDYIKKLDRLVRFLPRPADYLFLYLVGFYILMLCMKVEYRLAILGALAFGFSTYLIIILGVGHNAKAHALGYIPMVLGGIILVFRKRYVLGFILTALAMALEISANHYQMTYYFMFLVLVLGLVYLIYAIKEKKLKHYFVYVGILVAAVALSIATNATGLMATKEYADWSTRGKSELTINPDGSAKTSQAGLDKEYITEYSYGIAESLNLFVPRLFGGSGGEDLGKDSKAYEYLTDQGLSPSKALEFSSGIPLYWGNQPIVAAPAYVGAIVFFLFILGLFLVKGKKKWWILIGAILALLLSWGKNFPVLTNFMIDYFPLYNKFRAVSSIQVVLELCFPILAILGIRELFKSKVETAKKLTALKLSFFITLGLGILIFLLKGFFDFEGLRDETFRGYFGDELMTMIKRDREAVYINDTIRSLLFVILTAVALWFLIKQKIGKNLAVLVLGALILFDLIGVNLRYVNEGDFVRQRNVNTPFQASQLDKLIQQDTSIFRVFDPQEGLNGARTSYFHKSIGGYHAAKPRQLQDLFEYHLYQNNVEILNMLNVKYIIQQDEEGNSFPAVNDNANGNAWFVERLISVKSANEEIQKLEGFDSKLQAVVNTNSYPTLTKLSYVVDSLATIDLVDHQPNYIKYKTNNTNDGFAVFSEMHYPNGWKAYIDGNLKEHYKVNYALRGLKIPTGQHEIEFKFAPKVVETGSKISLVSCILLGLVIVGGVGFSFRIKKAKSKA, from the coding sequence ATGAATTTTTCTCCAAAAGCTGTTATCACCCATATTTGTGTAATCGCTTTCTTCATTCTTGCTTCCCTGGTATACTTTTATCCGGTACTACAGGGAAAGGCGATTTTCCAATCGGACATTGCGCAGTATAAAGGTATGGCCAAAGAGCGAAATAACTTTAAGGAATTGACGGATGAAGAGTCTTACTGGACGAATAGTGCTTTTGGAGGCATGCCCACATACCAGTTAGGTGCAAACTATCCGCATGATTACATAAAAAAGCTGGATAGACTCGTACGTTTTTTACCCAGGCCCGCAGATTATCTTTTTCTGTATTTGGTTGGGTTTTATATCTTAATGCTCTGTATGAAGGTCGAGTACCGACTCGCCATTTTAGGTGCGCTTGCCTTTGGCTTTTCAACCTATCTTATTATCATTCTTGGTGTGGGTCATAATGCGAAGGCTCATGCTTTGGGGTACATCCCCATGGTTTTGGGCGGTATTATCCTCGTTTTTCGAAAAAGGTATGTTCTGGGCTTTATACTGACTGCCTTGGCGATGGCATTGGAAATAAGTGCCAATCACTATCAAATGACCTATTATTTTATGTTTTTGGTCTTGGTCTTAGGATTGGTATACTTGATTTATGCAATTAAAGAAAAGAAGTTAAAACATTATTTTGTTTATGTTGGGATTTTGGTTGCCGCTGTGGCATTATCTATTGCTACCAATGCAACAGGGCTTATGGCCACCAAAGAATATGCAGATTGGAGTACACGAGGTAAATCTGAATTGACCATTAATCCCGATGGTAGTGCCAAAACATCCCAAGCTGGTCTAGATAAAGAATACATTACAGAATATAGTTACGGTATTGCAGAATCGTTGAATTTGTTCGTCCCCAGATTGTTTGGTGGTTCTGGTGGTGAAGATTTGGGAAAGGATTCTAAAGCTTATGAGTACTTGACTGATCAAGGGCTTTCACCTTCAAAGGCATTGGAGTTTTCTAGCGGGATTCCATTATATTGGGGAAATCAACCCATAGTCGCAGCACCTGCTTATGTCGGTGCCATAGTTTTCTTTTTGTTTATTCTTGGTTTGTTTTTGGTGAAAGGAAAAAAGAAATGGTGGATATTGATTGGAGCTATTCTGGCCTTACTGCTGTCTTGGGGTAAAAATTTCCCGGTTTTGACCAACTTTATGATCGATTATTTTCCGCTCTACAACAAGTTCCGGGCAGTATCATCCATTCAAGTGGTTTTGGAACTTTGTTTCCCAATATTGGCAATCTTAGGAATACGGGAGCTGTTTAAGTCGAAAGTCGAAACAGCCAAAAAACTTACAGCACTAAAATTAAGTTTTTTCATCACTCTTGGCTTGGGCATCTTGATTTTCTTATTGAAAGGTTTCTTTGATTTTGAAGGCTTACGTGACGAAACGTTCAGGGGTTATTTTGGAGATGAATTAATGACAATGATTAAGCGTGATCGTGAGGCAGTTTATATTAATGATACGATTCGTTCATTACTGTTTGTGATTTTGACGGCAGTAGCATTATGGTTTTTAATAAAACAAAAAATAGGAAAGAACTTAGCGGTACTTGTTCTTGGCGCTTTGATATTGTTCGATTTGATAGGAGTGAACCTACGATATGTCAACGAAGGTGATTTTGTACGTCAACGTAATGTAAATACACCCTTCCAAGCCAGTCAGCTGGATAAATTGATTCAGCAGGACACATCAATATTTAGGGTTTTTGATCCGCAAGAAGGTTTAAACGGGGCAAGAACTTCCTATTTCCATAAATCGATTGGTGGATATCATGCCGCAAAGCCACGACAATTACAAGATTTGTTTGAGTATCATTTGTACCAGAACAATGTAGAGATTTTGAATATGTTGAATGTAAAGTACATCATTCAGCAAGACGAAGAAGGGAATAGTTTTCCGGCCGTTAACGACAATGCGAACGGAAACGCTTGGTTTGTGGAACGTTTGATTTCAGTAAAATCCGCCAACGAAGAAATCCAAAAGCTTGAGGGGTTTGATTCAAAATTGCAAGCTGTTGTCAATACAAATTCGTATCCTACTTTAACCAAGCTCAGTTACGTCGTGGATTCTTTGGCGACTATTGATTTGGTGGACCACCAGCCCAATTACATAAAATATAAAACCAATAACACTAACGATGGTTTTGCCGTTTTTTCCGAAATGCACTATCCAAACGGATGGAAAGCTTATATTGATGGAAATTTGAAGGAGCATTACAAGGTTAACTATGCGCTAAGAGGACTTAAGATTCCAACAGGTCAACATGAAATAGAATTTAAGTTTGCTCCAAAAGTTGTTGAGACAGGTAGCAAGATTTCCTTGGTCAGTTGTATTTTATTGGGACTTGTTATTGTTGGTGGCGTTGGGTTTTCGTTTCGTATCAAAAAAGCTAAATCCAAAGCATAA
- a CDS encoding GTP cyclohydrolase encodes MITIKEARSKVDLKRFVKFPFSLYKDSPYWVPPIIKDELESFDPNKNPVFKSAEAKFFLAYKNERIVGRVAAIINWLEVKEQNLKKMRFGWFDFVDDFEVSKALLDKVAEIGKGHQLDYMEGPVGFSNMDKVGVLVEGFDHIGTMITWYNHPYYQSHYEKHGFVKEKGYLENKFLASSAHPKLFEKANLLVKKRYGLRELNFSNSKEIMPWVDKMFDLFNESYSRLSSFVKITDVQKEYFKKKYVSFINPEYIKFVIDAKNELVAFAIVMPSFSKALQKAKGRLFPTGIFHLLKARKQSKDVIFYLIGIHPDYQNKGVTAIIFNEYYKTFKEKGIVNCIRTPELEENIAIRQMWKHFNPVTHKRRRTYKKEL; translated from the coding sequence ATGATCACTATAAAAGAAGCCCGATCCAAAGTTGATTTAAAACGTTTTGTAAAGTTTCCCTTTTCACTCTACAAAGACTCCCCGTATTGGGTTCCCCCCATTATCAAGGATGAATTGGAATCCTTTGATCCTAATAAAAATCCAGTTTTTAAAAGTGCAGAGGCCAAGTTCTTTTTGGCGTACAAGAATGAAAGAATCGTAGGGAGGGTCGCTGCTATCATTAATTGGTTGGAAGTGAAAGAGCAAAACCTCAAAAAAATGAGGTTCGGTTGGTTTGATTTTGTGGACGATTTTGAAGTATCCAAGGCCTTATTGGATAAAGTTGCTGAAATTGGAAAAGGCCATCAACTAGACTATATGGAAGGTCCTGTGGGTTTTTCCAATATGGACAAAGTTGGGGTACTTGTTGAAGGGTTTGACCATATCGGTACTATGATAACCTGGTACAATCATCCGTATTACCAATCCCATTACGAAAAGCATGGCTTTGTAAAGGAAAAAGGATATCTCGAAAATAAGTTTTTAGCATCCAGTGCACATCCCAAGTTGTTTGAGAAGGCCAATTTGTTGGTTAAGAAACGATACGGTCTTAGGGAGTTAAATTTTAGCAACAGCAAAGAAATTATGCCATGGGTGGATAAAATGTTCGATTTGTTCAATGAAAGCTATTCTCGCCTTTCGTCTTTCGTTAAGATTACCGATGTACAGAAAGAATATTTTAAGAAGAAATATGTCAGCTTTATCAATCCGGAGTATATCAAATTCGTCATTGATGCAAAAAATGAATTGGTGGCTTTTGCCATAGTGATGCCATCGTTCTCAAAAGCATTGCAAAAGGCTAAGGGCAGGTTGTTTCCAACAGGGATATTTCATCTTTTGAAAGCCAGGAAACAAAGTAAGGACGTTATTTTTTATCTTATTGGCATACACCCCGACTATCAAAATAAAGGAGTCACTGCGATCATCTTTAATGAATATTACAAAACATTTAAGGAGAAGGGAATTGTCAATTGTATTCGAACTCCCGAACTCGAAGAGAATATTGCTATTCGACAAATGTGGAAACATTTTAATCCAGTGACGCACAAGCGAAGACGAACCTACAAAAAGGAACTTTAA
- a CDS encoding glycosyltransferase, with product MRKVLVIAYYWPPAGGPGVQRWLKFVKYLRDFDIEPIVYVPKNPSYPIVDHGLANEIPEDIQVLKQPIREPYAWASLLSKRKTKTISSGIIPEKKPSFIEKTLLWIRGNLFIPDARIFWVKPSIKYLANVLEEQQIGTIITTGPPHSIHLIGLGLKKQVQIKWVADFRDPWTSIGYHNKLRLSRSSQKKHKDLESTVLNTADKIVVTSATTKKEFEEITDKPIKVITNGFDDELNETELDADFTISHVGSLLTGRNPIVLWKVLKSLVDKDHSFQKKLKIQLVGVVGEEVMESINEYGLSPYVEQLGYLSHEMVLQVQQKSQVLLLLEIDSEETKGIIPGKLFEYLNAQRPILAIGPKGWEAGQIIEGINAGTVFLQQNEASIKNVLLKWFSDFENGELKTNSSKIEQYHRRELTKVLANYIQWESF from the coding sequence ATGCGAAAGGTTTTGGTCATAGCCTATTATTGGCCGCCAGCTGGTGGACCGGGTGTACAACGATGGCTGAAATTTGTAAAGTACCTGAGGGATTTTGATATTGAACCTATTGTTTATGTTCCCAAGAATCCCAGTTATCCCATTGTCGACCACGGTTTGGCCAATGAAATTCCAGAAGACATACAAGTTTTAAAGCAACCCATACGTGAACCTTATGCTTGGGCTTCATTGTTGTCCAAACGCAAAACAAAGACCATAAGTTCTGGAATCATCCCAGAAAAGAAACCATCCTTTATAGAGAAAACGCTTTTGTGGATTCGTGGAAATCTTTTTATTCCAGATGCACGGATATTTTGGGTAAAACCATCCATAAAATATCTAGCAAACGTTTTGGAAGAACAACAAATCGGTACCATAATTACGACAGGACCACCACATAGCATACATTTGATTGGGTTGGGTTTAAAAAAGCAGGTCCAAATTAAATGGGTTGCCGATTTTAGGGATCCATGGACATCCATTGGATATCACAACAAATTAAGATTGTCCAGATCATCTCAAAAAAAGCATAAAGATTTAGAAAGTACCGTTCTAAACACTGCAGATAAGATTGTAGTCACCAGTGCTACGACTAAGAAAGAGTTTGAGGAAATTACGGATAAACCTATCAAAGTCATAACAAATGGATTTGATGATGAACTCAATGAGACCGAATTGGATGCTGATTTTACAATCTCACATGTTGGCTCTTTGCTTACCGGAAGGAATCCAATCGTACTTTGGAAGGTTCTTAAAAGTTTGGTGGATAAAGACCATTCTTTTCAAAAGAAATTAAAGATTCAACTAGTTGGTGTAGTAGGGGAAGAGGTGATGGAATCTATTAACGAATATGGATTAAGCCCTTATGTGGAGCAACTGGGGTATCTTTCCCATGAAATGGTATTGCAAGTACAGCAAAAATCGCAAGTACTGCTATTATTGGAAATCGATTCAGAAGAAACCAAAGGGATCATCCCAGGGAAATTGTTTGAGTATCTGAATGCACAGCGTCCCATACTGGCCATTGGCCCCAAAGGTTGGGAAGCTGGTCAAATTATTGAAGGCATCAACGCAGGTACGGTTTTTCTGCAACAAAACGAAGCTAGTATAAAAAATGTACTTTTAAAATGGTTCTCCGATTTTGAAAATGGAGAACTAAAGACAAATTCTAGTAAGATTGAGCAGTATCACAGAAGAGAACTAACCAAAGTATTGGCAAATTATATCCAATGGGAATCGTTTTAA
- a CDS encoding aminotransferase class I/II-fold pyridoxal phosphate-dependent enzyme yields MRDLFDRIIENKGPLGKWASQAEGYFVFPKLEGPISNRMKFQGKEVITWSVNDYLGLANLPEIKKVDGDAAYEHGSAYPMGARMMSGHTDYHEQLEQELAAFVHKESAYLLNFGYQGIMSAIDALVSKDDIIVYDVDSHACIIDGVRLHMGKRFTFKHNDVESLEKNLERATRMAEQTGGGILVISEGVFGMRGEQGILREIVALKQKYKFRLLVDDAHGFGTLGKTGAGAGEEQGIQDDIDVYFATFAKSMASIGAFLAADKEIIDYLKYNLRSQMFAKSLPMIYVKGALKRLDMLRTMPELKAKLWENVDALQNGLKERGFDIGTTSSCVTPVYLNGSIPEAMALVKDLRENYGIFCSIVVYPVIPKGLILLRMIPTATHTMQDILETLDAFSAIRERLQNGTYKRLSAAVAAAMGE; encoded by the coding sequence ATGAGAGATTTATTTGATAGAATTATTGAGAATAAAGGTCCTTTAGGGAAATGGGCGTCACAGGCAGAAGGTTATTTTGTATTTCCAAAATTGGAAGGCCCTATCTCCAATAGAATGAAATTTCAAGGAAAGGAAGTCATCACTTGGAGTGTAAACGACTACCTGGGTCTTGCAAATTTACCCGAAATTAAAAAAGTTGATGGTGACGCTGCCTATGAACATGGTTCCGCATACCCAATGGGAGCACGTATGATGAGCGGGCACACGGATTATCACGAGCAATTGGAGCAAGAACTCGCCGCTTTTGTACATAAAGAGTCGGCGTACTTATTGAATTTTGGTTACCAGGGCATAATGTCAGCCATTGACGCACTGGTTTCCAAAGATGATATTATTGTTTACGATGTGGATTCCCATGCTTGTATCATAGACGGTGTTCGTCTTCACATGGGCAAGCGCTTTACATTTAAGCACAATGATGTAGAAAGCCTTGAAAAGAACCTAGAGCGCGCTACAAGAATGGCAGAACAAACCGGAGGTGGAATTCTTGTAATTTCCGAAGGTGTTTTTGGAATGCGTGGCGAGCAAGGAATATTGAGAGAGATTGTTGCGCTAAAGCAGAAGTACAAATTTAGGCTGTTGGTAGACGATGCCCATGGTTTTGGGACACTTGGTAAAACAGGCGCTGGAGCAGGAGAGGAGCAAGGCATTCAAGACGATATTGATGTATATTTTGCCACTTTTGCTAAATCTATGGCGAGCATTGGCGCTTTCTTAGCTGCTGATAAAGAGATTATTGACTATCTAAAATATAACTTAAGGTCCCAAATGTTCGCTAAATCATTGCCCATGATTTACGTGAAGGGAGCGTTGAAGCGTTTGGATATGTTACGCACCATGCCAGAACTTAAAGCTAAGCTTTGGGAAAATGTAGATGCATTGCAAAACGGTTTAAAAGAACGTGGTTTTGATATAGGCACTACATCAAGTTGCGTAACTCCAGTATACTTGAACGGTAGTATTCCAGAAGCGATGGCCTTGGTTAAAGACCTCCGGGAAAATTATGGAATATTCTGTTCTATAGTAGTTTATCCTGTTATACCTAAAGGATTAATTCTGCTTAGGATGATTCCTACTGCTACACATACAATGCAAGATATTCTTGAAACATTGGATGCGTTTTCTGCCATTAGGGAACGTTTACAAAACGGAACTTACAAAAGATTATCTGCTGCCGTCGCTGCTGCTATGGGGGAATAG